A stretch of the Capsicum annuum cultivar UCD-10X-F1 chromosome 8, UCD10Xv1.1, whole genome shotgun sequence genome encodes the following:
- the LOC107840110 gene encoding gamma-glutamyl peptidase 5, whose amino-acid sequence MEGKKFAVLLCAEDSEYVKKKYGGYFGVFVRMLAEEGEIWEFFRVAHGEFPADDEIADYDGYVITGSCNDAHGNDMWICKLLNLLKKLDSMKKKVLGICFGHQILGRSLGGTIERATTGWDIGVTTVNLSTTKQFNALNLPASLQIIECHRDEIRELPPKAEVIAWSNKTGIEMFKYGDHIMGIQGHPEYTKDILLHLIDRLLQHSLIQESIADVAKLKVEELEPDRELWKKLCISFLKGKL is encoded by the exons ATGGAAGGAAAAAAATTTGCAGTTTTATTATGTGCAGAGGATTCAGAATATGTGAAGAAGAAATACGGAGGTTATTTCGGGGTTTTCGTGAGAATGCTGGCGGAGGAAGGTGAAATTTGGGAGTTTTTCAGGGTGGCTCACGGCGAGTTTCCGGCGGATGATGAGATCGCCGATTACGATGGATACGTAATCACCGGAAGTTGCAATGACGCTCACGGCAATGATATGTGGATCTGCAAGTTATTGAATTTGCTCAAAAAACTTGATTCAATGAAGAAGAAAGTTTTGGGTATTTGCTTTGGACACCAg ATCTTAGGACGATCATTGGGCGGAACTATAGAGAGAGCGACTACTGGATGGGACATTGGCGTCACCACTGTTAATTTATCAACGACCAAGCAATTCAACGCTCTCAACTTACCTGCATCTTTGCAAATTATTGAGTGTCATCGTGATGAG ATCCGTGAGCTTCCACCCAAAGCAGAGGTGATTGCATGGTCCAACAAAACTGGAATTGAGATGTTTAAATATGGTGATCACATCATGGGCATTCAAGGTCACCCCGAGTACACCAAGGACATTCTTCTCCACCTCATTGATCGTCTTCTTCAACACAGTCTTATTCAG GAGAGCATTGCTGATGTGGCCAAACTGAAGGTTGAAGAGCTTGAGCCAGACAGGGAGCTATGGAAGAAATTATGCATCAGCTTTCTCAAGGGGAAATTGTGA
- the LOC107879905 gene encoding HVA22-like protein c: MDLHSMIFLAWPVIAIAYPIYLTVRTIETGLIYDMRKVATYWTIFSFIHVFEYVFYKLLEWVPLWPYLRLVFMCWLVMPQLNGASYLYQNLVYPYWQFKLHHAFTQFCATCSEWFENLNKDSYFKLEENGSATLENLIASKVENKTSSALQVISKPAIPKLPDTSSSSLPLLHNRWTCEICEVRVSSELTLQSHIRGKRHRAEAKLWCDFCNLRVSGEIDMIAHLKGKRHLAKLQAFASAGAL, from the exons atGGACCTCCATAGCATGATTTTTCTTGCTTG GCCTGTGATTGCTATCGCATACCCCAT ATACTTGACCGTACGTACAATTGAGACAGGCTTAATTTATGACATGAGAAAAGTTGCCACTTATTGGACAATCTTCTCATTCATTCATGTATTTGAGTATGTTTTCTACAAACTTCTTGAATG GGTACCTCTTTGGCCGTATTTAAGATTAGTTTTCATGTGTTGGTTGGTGATGCCACAGTTAAATGGGGCGTCTTATTTATACCAAAATCTTGTTTATCCGTATTGGCAATTCAAACTGCACCATGCTTTCACTCAGTTTTGTGCCACTTGTTCTGAGTGGTTTGAAAATCTAAACAAGGATTCATATTTTAAGCTTGAAGAGAATGGATCTGCAACTCTGGAAAATCTGATTGCAAGCAAG GTTGAGAACAAAACAAGTTCAGCTCTACAAGTTATTAGTAAACCAGCCATTCCGAAACTCCCAgatacttcttcttcttctctaccgTTACTCCACAATAGATGGACATGTGAAATATGTGAAGTGAGAGTCTCCTCTGAGCTGACACTACAATCCCATATTCGCGGAAAAAGGCACAGGGCGGAGGCTAAGCTATGGTGCGATTTCTGTAATTTGAGAGTCTCCGGTGAGATTGACATGATTGCACATCTCAAGGGGAAGAGGCACTTGGCAAAGCTTCAGGCTTTTGCTAGTGCTGGAGCTCtttag
- the LOC107840111 gene encoding methylmalonate-semialdehyde dehydrogenase [acylating], mitochondrial — translation MMQFSVHRVRKVRCLTPGVFAMANHHFSVTAESSGKHRTSLRVPNLVGGSFVDSKSSEFIDVINPANQEVVSQIPLTTNEEFKSAVTAAKEAFPSWRNTPITTRQRVMLKFQELIRKNMDKLALNVTTEQGKTVKDAQGDVFRGLEVVEHACGMATLQMGEYVANVSNGIDTYSIREPLGVCAGICPFNFPAMIPLWMFPVAVTCGNTFILKPSEKDPGASMMLAELAMEAGLPDGVLNIVHGTHDIVNAICDDDDIRAISFVGSNPAGMHIYSRASAKGKRVQSNMGAKNHGVIMPDANIDSTINALVAAGFGAAGQRCMALSTVVFVGDSKPWEEKLLERAKALKVSAGTEPYADLGPVISKQAKERVCRLVQSGVDSGAKLLLDGRDIVVPGYEKGNFVGPTILCGVTPDMECYKEEIFGPVLICMQANSLDEAINIVNQNKYGNGAAIFTTSGVAARKFQTEIEAGQVGINVPIPVPLPFFSFTGSKASFAGDLNFYGKAGVQFYTQIKTVTQQWKDLPGGSGVSLAMPTSQKS, via the exons ATGATGCAGTTTTCAGTTCATAGAG TGAGAAAAGTGAGGTGTTTGACTCCTGGGGTTTTTGCTATGGCTAATCATCACTTCTCTGTTACTGCTGAATCCTCAGGGAAGCATCGCACTTCCCTA AGAGTTCCAAATTTAGTTGGTGGCAGTTTTGTAGATTCAAAATCATCAGAATTCATTGATGTTATAAACCCA GCAAACCAAGAGGTGGTTTCTCAGATACCTTTAACAACAAATGAGGAGTTCAAATCTGCGGTTACAGCAGCTAAGGAAGCGTTCCCGTCATGGAGGAATACACCCATAACCACTAGACAACGCGTCATGCTGAAATTCCAAGAGCTTATTAGAAAGAACATG GATAAGCTTGCCTTGAACGTGACTACTGAACAAGGAAAAACAGTGAAAGATGCACAAGGAGATGTGTTCCGCGGTCTTG AGGTGGTGGAGCATGCTTGTGGAATGGCAACTTTGCAGATGGGCGAGTATGTGGCTAATGTATCAAATGGAATTGATACCTACAGCATAAGGGAACCTCTGGGTGTTTGTGCCGGGATTTGTCCATTCAATTTCCCTGCAATGATTCCCTTATGG ATGTTTCCTGTGGCAGTTACTTGTGGTAACACCTTCATTCTTAAGCCTTCAGAGAAGGACCCAG GGGCTTCCATGATGTTGGCAGAGTTGGCAATGGAGGCTGGTTTACCTGATGGTGTTCTAAATATTGTTCATGGAACCCAC GATATTGTTAATGCTatatgtgatgatgatgatatcaGAGCCATATCATTTGTCGGCTCAAATCCA GCTGGCATGCATATATATTCTAGAGCATCAGCTAAAGGAAAACGTGTTCAG TCCAATATGGGAGCCAAAAACCATGGTGTCATCATGCCTGATGCAAACATAGACTCCACGATAAATGCTTTAGTGGCGGCTGGTTTTGGTGCAGCCGGACAAAGATGCATGGCGTTGAGCACAGTTGTCTTTGTTGGGGACTCAAAACCTTG GGAAGAAAAACTGTTGGAACGTGCAAAAGCCCTGAAGGTCAGTGCTGGAACAGAACCTTATGCAGACCTTGGTCCAGTAATTAGCAAGCAG GCTAAAGAACGAGTATGTCGATTGGTTCAAAGCGGTGTTGACAGTGGAGCCAAATTATTGCTTGATGGAAGAGATATTGTG GTCCCGGGATATGAAAAAGGCAATTTTGTTGGTCCCACAATCTTGTGTGGTGTTACTCCTGATATGGAATGTTACAAG GAGGAGATCTTTGGCCCAGTTCTTATTTGCATGCAG GCCAACAGCTTGGACGAGGCCATTAACATTGTTAACCAGAATAA GTATGGTAATGGTGCTGCAATTTTTACTACATCTGGTGTAGCAGCGAGGAAGTTCCAAACAGAGATCGAGGCAGGCCAG GTTGGCATCAATGTTCCGATTCCAGTTCCGTTGCCATTCTTCTCCTTTACCGGATCCAAGGCATCCTTTGCTGGAGACCTCAATTTCTATG GCAAGGCTGGAGTTCAATTCTACACGCAGATCAAGACAGTAACACAGCAATGGAAGGATTTGCCAGGTGGCTCTGGTGTCTCTCTAGCAATGCCAACTTCTCAGAAgtcataa